In one window of Synchiropus splendidus isolate RoL2022-P1 chromosome 15, RoL_Sspl_1.0, whole genome shotgun sequence DNA:
- the LOC128771929 gene encoding serum paraoxonase/arylesterase 2-like, whose translation MAALGKALLATLVVALAVFIGHRLLKLKEMSLTSREVTNKHLKCRHLENIECGSEDITIMKDGMAFISAGLKYPGMPSFSDEPGKIYMMDLLHPKPTPVELQIKGELDLSTFNPHGISLYTDPTDDSVYLLVVNHPQEDSHIEIFRFVEGNTLLHLKTITHPLLHSVNDIVAVGVDSFYATNDHSTPIKALHYLLVFLGLPGCDVVYYSPGDVRVTAAGFGSANGINISPDRRYIYVSDILDHEVDVFERKDGEQLQYVKSVNVGSLCDNIEVDPESGDVWLGCHPNASKLMSFNPEDPPGSEVVRVKAILSRQPQVTQVYADDGRQLMASSVAAVFEGKLLIGSVFQKALYCDLE comes from the exons ATGGCCGCCCTCGGGAAAGCGTTGCTCGCCACGCTGGTGGTCGCTCTTGCAGTTTTTATTGGACACCGACTTCTCAAACTCAA GGAGATGTCGCTTACCTCAAGAGAAGTGACGAACAAGCACCTCAAGTGTCGACACCTGGAGAACATAG AATGTGGATCAGAGGACATCACGATCATGAAGGATGGAATGGCCTTCATCAGCGCA GGACTCAAATATCCAGGCATGCCTTCATTCTCAGACGAACCAGGCAAGATCTACATGATGGACCTGCTTCACCCGAAACCCACCCCAGTGGAGCTCCAGATTAAAGGAGAGCTGGACCTCAGCACCTTCAACCCTCATGGAATCAGCCTTTACACCGACCCAACAG ATGACTCGGTGTACCTGCTGGTTGTCAACCATCCTCAGGAGGACAGCCACATAGAGATATTTCGTTTTGTGGAGGGCAACACTCTCCTGCACCTGAAGACCATCACCCATCCCCTACTTCACAG CGTCAATGACATCGTGGCAGTGGGCGTGGACAGCTTCTACGCCACCAACGATCACTCCACTCCCATCAAAGCGCTTCATTATCTGTTAGTCTTTCTGGGTCTGCCCGGGTGTGACGTGGTGTACTACAGCCCAGGGGACGTGAGGGTCACAGCCGCTGGCTTCGGCTCCGCCAACGGCATCAACATTTCgccagacagaag GTACATTTATGTGTCGGACATTTTGGACCATGAGGTTGATGTTTTCGAAAGGAAAGACGGGGAGCAGCTGCAGTATGTCAAG TCAGTGAACGTGGGGAGCCTCTGCGATAACATCGAGGTGGACCCGGAGTCTGGTGACGTCTGGCTGGGGTGTCACCCAAATGCCAGTAAGCTGATGTCATTCAACCCCGAAGACCCGCCTGGGTCAGAG GTGGTCCGGGTGAAAGCCATTCTCTCCCGGCAGCCTCAGGTGACCCAGGTGTACGCCGACGACGGGCGGCAGCTCATGGCGTCTTCTGTGGCGGCCGTGTTTGAGGGAAAACTGCTCATCGGTTCAGTTTTCCAGAAAGCCCTTTACTGTGATTTAGAGTGA
- the LOC128771928 gene encoding potassium channel subfamily K member 5-like yields MADKGPLLTSCIIFYLSIGAAIFQILEEPNWESARDRYQLEKERILKRYRCLSKDDLDQILEIVSEAAGQGVAITGDRHKNSWDWGNSVIFAATIVTTIGYGNVAPKTKSGRGFCILYGLCGIPLCLVWISELGSFFGDRTKRLSEVLIRRGVSVKKVQLTCIALFLLWGLFVHLLIPPLVFMKMEGWSYLEGLYFSFITLTTVGFGDYVAGVNPSIEYPRLYRVFAEIWIYMGLAWLSLFFSWNVHMVVKAHEVLRKRRQRYRPYFDEEPPSREEKASPTKNPTVIDIFKYLSEKDDDDYNTIITEIGSAGKRKRSKDSINRSKSCSDILGTNIRTLEQSPRHRRMISISEVFMTPKAKSGQLEKPVSQDRSESRVAPEKEEDASAFDPTEDGITFTVTEEPPSDSGGSRFTISKVNEEETVVKDEEKL; encoded by the exons ATGGCTGACAAGGGTCCGCTTTTGACTTCGtgcatcattttttatttatcgaTCGGAGCAGCGATTTTCCAAATCTTGGAGGAGCCCAACTGGGAATCCGCCAGGGATCGATATCaactggagaaggagaggatTTTAAAGCGATATCGGTGCTTATCGAAGGACGATCTGGATCAGATACTAGAG ATAGTGTCGGAGGCTGCGGGTCAAGGAGTGGCGATCACCGGTGACCGACACAAGAACAGCTGGGACTGGGGAAACTCCGTCATCTTCGCTGCCACCATCGTCACCACCATCG GCTATGGAAATGTGGCCCCCAAGACTAAGAGCGGGCGAGGGTTCTGCATCCTATACGGCCTGTGTGGAATCCCGCTGTGCCTGGTCTGGATAAGTGAGCTGGGCTCTTTCTTTGGAGATAGAACCAAACGCCTGTCCGAGGTTCTGATTCGCAGAGGAGTCTCTGTG AAAAAGGTCCAGCTGACTTGCATCGCTCTCTTCCTGCTGTGGGGCCTCTTTGTGCACCTGCTGATTCCTCCACTGGTCTTCATGAAGATGGAAGGATGGAGCTACCTGGAAGGACTCTACTTCTCCTTCATCACGCTAACCACCGTGGGCTTTGGAGATTACGTTGCCG GTGTGAACCCAAGTATAGAATACCCCAGACTGTACCGAGTTTTCGCAGAGATATGGATCTACATGGGGCTGGCCTGGTTGTCCCTGTTCTTCAGCTGGAATGTTCACATGGTAGTGAAGGCGCACGAGGTTCTGAGGAAAAGACGACAGAGGTACAGACCCTACTTCGACGAGGAGCCTCCATCCAGAGAGGAGAAGGCGAGCCCCACCAAAAACCCAACCGTCATCGACATCTTCAAATATCTGTCTGAGAAGGACGACGACGACTACAACACCATCATCACCGAGATCGGCTCGGCGGGGAAGCGCAAGCGGAGCAAAGACAGCATCAACCGCTCCAAGAGCTGCAGCGACATCCTGGGGACTAACATTCGGACCCTGGAGCAGTCACCCCGACACAGGCGCATGATCAGCATCAGCGAGGTGTTCATGACTCCCAAAGCTAAGAGCGGTCAACTAGAGAAGCCTGTCAGCCAGGACAGATCTGAGTCACGTGTCGCGCCGGAGAAGGAAGAGGACGCCAGCGCCTTTGATCCCACGGAAGACGGCATCACTTTTACTGTGACGGAGGAACCGCCCAGTGACTCGGGCGGAAGCCGCTTCACGATATCCAAGGTCAACGAGGAAGAGACGGTAGTTAAAGACGAGGAGAAGCTGTAA